Part of the Sporosarcina sp. FSL K6-2383 genome is shown below.
TCAAAAATAATTTACTTTTCGAAATAAAAACACGAACAAGCCGCCTCTTAGTTTTAGAGGCGGCTTGTCATCTATTTCATTATTTTTGGTAACCCTTCATTTGCTCTTGAGCTTGACGTACTAATCGCTTTGTAATTTCTCCGCCGACGGATCCGTTGGCACGCGATGTAGCATCTGGGCCCATTTGTACTCCAAATTCATTTGCGATTTCGTTCTTCATTTGATCCAGCGCCTGTCTAACACCTGGAACAACAAGTTGATTTGAATTACCACTGTTTGGCATTGTATGTCACCTCCTTGTACAGGTAGATTGTGCTTTGGGTGAAAATTCATGCACATCGAGCAGTTGGTAACTTCTCCCAAAATAATTAAAGAAGTTTAAAATACTCCCTTTACGCCTACACTGTTAGGAAGAAAAACGATTCCTAAACAACCTGTTATATCACATCATTACTTTTGGCTATAACCGCCCATTTGTTGTTGTGCCTGGCGTACTAACCGTTTTGTAATCTCTCCGCCAACGGATCCATTGGCGCGCGATGTAGAGTC
Proteins encoded:
- a CDS encoding alpha/beta-type small acid-soluble spore protein; the encoded protein is MPNSGNSNQLVVPGVRQALDQMKNEIANEFGVQMGPDATSRANGSVGGEITKRLVRQAQEQMKGYQK